Proteins from one Hyperolius riggenbachi isolate aHypRig1 chromosome 2, aHypRig1.pri, whole genome shotgun sequence genomic window:
- the PIGW gene encoding phosphatidylinositol-glycan biosynthesis class W protein — MSTKHLKEAFVSNLSGTGITEISLGLIIASLCFLFRGLLLICFYTKHSINKSWRVSFLFDFIVLIVPLVLSCTVFSSYLYVVSVSIATLCMLVFHSIYRRTLTSSKTSLNDICQAFLNAQVENGPVPAVADFRIFLNVLTAISILAVDFPAFPRRYAKTETYGTGVMDMGVGGFIFGNALVSPEARIQVRGTGSTFSTVKKQVLSVWPLVVLGLGRLISVKAVDYHEHVSEYGVHWNFFFTLAAVRVMSSLLLILVPPQKSYIIAAMVISSYQILLELTDLMAFILHGSDGQGSRSGFLNANREGIFSVIGYLGIYMTGVQVGLHVLRRRRFVKEWLELTWILAILSSLFFLSTAVFQSYMEPVSRRMANFPFCTWIVGQSLAWVCLFLLCDLLLALAKYMTPGSNLPCTWNVCSATKAPIRKATTVKEEVPLCLIEAINRNQLLFFLLSNVLTGIVNMTIDTIHCSDCFSLFMLILYMCTNCFIIYMLHINNITIKFW, encoded by the coding sequence ATGTCTACCAAGCACCTTAAAGAAGCATTCGTAAGCAATCTATCCGGGACCGGAATTACAGAGATTTCACTGGGCTTGATCATAGCTTCCTTGTGCTTCCTGTTCAGAGGATTGCTGTTAATTTGCTTTTACACTAAACATAGTATCAATAAGTCATGGAGAGTTTCCTTTCTCTTTGATTTTATTGTGTTGATCGTACCTCTAGTTCTGTCATGCACAGTCTTCTCTTCTTACCTTTATGTAGTTTCTGTGTCTATTGCAACACTATGCATGCTAGTGTTTCACTCCATATACAGAAGGACACTTACATCTAGTAAAACGTCTCTGAATGACATCTGCCAGGCCTTCCTGAATGCACAAGTGGAAAATGGGCCTGTCCCAGCTGTCGCAGACTTCCGCATTTTCCTTAATGTGCTCACCGCCATTTCCATACTTGCTGTGGATTTCCCTGCCTTCCCGAGGCGGTATGCTAAAACAGAGACATATGGAACAGGAGTTATGGACATGGGTGTTGGAGGCTTTATCTTTGGAAATGCTCTTGTTTCTCCAGAAGCCAGAATACAAGTAAGAGGGACAGGTTCAACATTTTCCACAGTAAAGAAACAGGTTCTGTCAGTTTGGCCACTAGTTGTTCTTGGACTTGGACGCCTAATAAGCGTGAAAGCAGTGGATTATCATGAACATGTTTCCGAGTATGGTGTTcactggaatttttttttcactctggCAGCTGTTCGGGTGATGTCATCACTTCTGCTGATATTGGTTCCACCACAAAAATCCTATATTATTGCTGCCATGGTCATTTCCAGTTATCAAATACTCTTGGAATTGACTGATCTCATGGCATTTATTTTACATGGTAGCGATGGGCAGGGTTCAAGATCTGGTTTCTTAAATGCAAACAGGGAAGGTATCTTCTCTGTAATTGGCTATCTTGGGATATACATGACTGGAGTTCAGGTGGGATTACATGTTCTGAGAAGAAGGAGGTTTGTGAAAGAATGGTTAGAGCTCACTTGGATCTTGGCAATCTTATCATCGTTGTTTTTTCTCAGCACTGCTGTATTCCAATCCTACATGGAACCTGTGTCCCGCAGGATGGCAAACTTTCCATTTTGCACATGGATTGTTGGTCAGTCCCTAGCTTGGGTGTGCTTATTTTTATTGTGTGACCTGTTACTGGCACTTGCTAAGTATATGACACCTGGAAGCAATTTGCCATGCACATGGAATGTATGTAGTGCTACAAAAGCCCCTATCAGAAAGGCCACTACAGTGAAAGAAGAGGTTCCCCTATGCCTTATTGAAGCTATAAATAGAAATCAATTACTGTTCTTCTTACTGTCAAATGTTCTAACTGGAATAGTAAACATGACAATTGACACAATTCACTGCAGTGATTGTTTTTCTCTGTTTATGCTAATCCTTTACATGTGTACAAACTGTTTTATAATATATATGTTACACATCAACAATATTACTATTAAGTTTTGGTAA